Proteins from one Pseudomonadota bacterium genomic window:
- a CDS encoding efflux RND transporter permease subunit: MNLSEIWIKRPVMTILVMCGILFFGVISYNSLPINNLPAVDFPTIQVTASLPGASPETMASTVAKPLEKQFSSIAGLASMSSSSYQGITTIILQFSLERNIDNCAQDVSTKISAASGDLPSNMPSPPTYDKVNPSDQPIYYIVLTSDTMPLTQLNEYAENFLAQNFSTVEGVAQVLVYGQKFAVRVQVNPKLLANRGIGINDVEKAIQKANVNLPGGTLDGSFQAFTVDSNGQLMVANQYRSVIVAYENGNPVRVRDIGDAIDGVEKDKQFAAWYGTKKKLQRAIILAIKKQPGANAVKVSSGIRGITPRLMAMIPDSIEWRVLYDASDYIGDSIHDVQFTLLLTIFIVLIVIFLFLRSVKSTIIPNIAIPLSIIATFAGMSILGYSMNNLSLMALVLAVGLVVDDAIVMLENIVRRMEMGESAMEASLKGSKEIGFTILSMTISLVVVFIPILFMPGIVGRLFREFAVSIAIAILLSGFISITLTPMLCSRILKGFSEKKEGRFYTISEGIFNAGLAFYGRTLTWVLKRRGFILIFIVMVLLMTGYLIWKIPKGFLPAQDQSFLIASTRAADRISFDDMVKHQEAANKIFIDDPDMTEFISIAGLDTYSTGILFGMAKKMSERKRSIDEIITGLRPKMNSIPGLMVFLQNPPPIQIGAGHSTAEYQLSIQGSNLDELYKYSEILENKMKAVPGIVDVNTDVALNSPKAMIHVDRDKASTLGLSLGQVQDVFFSAFASRKVSTIYGSLNDYNVILEVQPQFKQDPNALSYLYIQSNSGKVVPLSTVARIEETTGPTSVNHVGQLNSATVNFNLKPGYSIGNAVDAVKKIARDINLPQSISYTFQGSAQEFQKSFASMGFLLFITILVIYMVLGILYESFIHPITILTALPLAGFGAILTLIIFGRDLDMYGMVGIILLVGIVKKNGIMMVDFAVEEERQKNVGSEESIHRACMIRFRAGGDARQPMGLAVVGGLLFSQLMTLYVTPVFYVYFDRLNKWLTGKSGKE, from the coding sequence GTGAATCTTTCTGAGATATGGATAAAAAGACCCGTAATGACCATCCTGGTCATGTGCGGCATACTTTTTTTCGGCGTCATCAGCTATAATTCTCTTCCTATTAATAACCTTCCTGCCGTGGATTTCCCTACTATTCAGGTAACGGCAAGCCTTCCCGGTGCAAGCCCGGAAACGATGGCTTCTACCGTTGCCAAACCCTTGGAAAAGCAATTTTCCAGTATTGCAGGGCTCGCATCGATGTCGTCGTCGAGCTACCAGGGTATAACAACGATCATTCTGCAATTTTCCCTTGAGCGTAACATCGATAACTGTGCCCAGGATGTGAGTACAAAAATAAGTGCTGCATCTGGGGACCTTCCCTCCAATATGCCCAGTCCACCTACATATGATAAGGTGAACCCTTCCGATCAGCCCATCTACTACATTGTGTTGACCTCAGACACGATGCCTCTCACGCAACTCAACGAATACGCCGAGAACTTTCTTGCTCAGAATTTCTCCACCGTAGAGGGGGTGGCCCAGGTTCTCGTCTACGGGCAAAAATTTGCAGTCCGCGTGCAGGTAAACCCAAAGTTGCTGGCTAACAGAGGTATTGGGATTAATGACGTGGAAAAGGCTATACAGAAAGCCAATGTGAACCTTCCCGGAGGAACTTTGGACGGGAGTTTTCAGGCTTTTACAGTAGATTCCAACGGTCAGTTAATGGTAGCAAACCAGTACCGGTCAGTGATTGTGGCCTATGAGAATGGAAATCCAGTACGGGTACGTGATATCGGTGATGCCATTGATGGTGTTGAAAAAGACAAGCAGTTTGCTGCATGGTATGGCACAAAAAAGAAGCTTCAAAGGGCTATCATCCTTGCAATCAAGAAACAGCCCGGAGCCAACGCAGTTAAAGTCTCAAGCGGTATCAGAGGGATTACTCCCAGACTGATGGCCATGATACCCGATTCCATAGAGTGGCGGGTACTATATGATGCATCCGATTACATAGGGGACTCCATCCATGACGTGCAGTTTACCTTGCTCCTTACGATCTTTATCGTCCTCATTGTCATATTCCTTTTTTTGAGGTCTGTGAAGTCAACGATCATACCGAATATTGCCATTCCCCTCTCGATCATTGCGACCTTTGCGGGCATGAGTATATTAGGTTACAGTATGAATAACCTCTCTCTCATGGCTCTGGTCCTTGCTGTGGGGCTTGTTGTTGACGATGCCATCGTTATGCTGGAAAACATTGTTCGCCGCATGGAGATGGGTGAAAGCGCCATGGAAGCATCGCTCAAGGGCTCAAAGGAAATAGGCTTTACGATCCTTTCTATGACCATCTCCCTCGTGGTGGTCTTTATCCCCATACTCTTTATGCCGGGTATCGTCGGAAGACTTTTCCGCGAATTCGCGGTCAGCATCGCTATTGCCATACTCCTTTCAGGCTTTATATCTATTACCCTGACACCGATGCTCTGCAGCCGCATCTTAAAGGGGTTTTCGGAAAAGAAAGAGGGAAGATTCTACACGATTTCCGAAGGTATCTTCAATGCGGGTCTTGCCTTTTATGGGAGGACCCTGACATGGGTTCTCAAGCGCCGTGGTTTTATCCTTATCTTCATTGTTATGGTTTTGTTAATGACAGGGTACCTTATCTGGAAAATACCAAAAGGATTTTTGCCGGCTCAGGACCAGAGTTTCTTAATAGCTTCCACGCGCGCAGCGGACAGGATCTCCTTCGACGATATGGTAAAGCATCAGGAGGCTGCAAATAAGATCTTCATAGATGATCCTGATATGACAGAGTTCATATCTATAGCAGGTTTGGATACATACAGCACCGGAATCTTATTTGGTATGGCAAAGAAGATGTCGGAGCGCAAGCGGTCTATCGATGAGATTATAACAGGGCTAAGACCGAAAATGAACAGTATCCCCGGACTCATGGTATTTCTACAGAATCCGCCTCCCATCCAGATAGGGGCAGGCCATTCAACGGCGGAATACCAGTTGAGTATACAGGGTTCCAATCTTGACGAATTATATAAATATTCAGAAATTCTTGAAAATAAGATGAAAGCCGTTCCTGGGATTGTGGATGTCAATACGGACGTGGCACTCAATAGCCCCAAGGCGATGATCCATGTCGACAGAGATAAGGCCTCTACCCTTGGTTTGAGTCTTGGCCAGGTTCAGGATGTGTTCTTTTCCGCCTTTGCTTCACGAAAAGTTTCAACCATATATGGTTCGCTCAATGACTACAATGTTATCCTGGAGGTACAGCCCCAATTCAAACAAGACCCAAATGCCCTCTCCTATCTTTATATTCAGTCCAATAGCGGCAAAGTGGTTCCTCTGAGTACCGTTGCCCGTATCGAGGAAACCACGGGCCCTACGAGCGTCAACCATGTGGGGCAGCTCAATTCTGCCACCGTTAATTTTAATTTGAAGCCCGGCTATTCCATAGGTAACGCCGTCGATGCGGTAAAAAAAATAGCCCGGGATATTAACCTTCCACAAAGCATATCGTATACCTTCCAGGGTTCTGCCCAGGAGTTCCAGAAATCGTTTGCGAGCATGGGTTTTCTGCTTTTTATCACTATCCTTGTAATCTATATGGTTCTCGGTATCTTATATGAAAGTTTCATCCATCCCATTACAATACTCACCGCCCTGCCCCTTGCCGGATTCGGGGCCATTCTGACGCTCATAATCTTCGGGAGAGATCTCGACATGTACGGCATGGTGGGTATCATCCTTCTTGTTGGCATCGTGAAAAAGAATGGCATCATGATGGTCGATTTTGCCGTTGAGGAAGAGAGACAGAAAAACGTCGGTTCTGAGGAATCGATTCATCGGGCCTGTATGATCCGTTTCCGTGCTGGAGGTGATGCACGTCAGCCTATGGGTCTTGCAGTTGTTGGTGGGCTCCTCTTTTCACAGCTCATGACCCTCTATGTAACACCTGTGTTTTATGTTTATTTTGACAGGCTTAATAAGTGGCTTACAGGGAAATCTGGAAAGGAATAA
- a CDS encoding efflux RND transporter periplasmic adaptor subunit, protein MMKNKKIIIAVIVVALIVVVYGYMSKKKPPPPEQRGVPVLVGKAVQKTMPVIVESIGTVEAYNTVTIISRVMGQLLKIHFKEGQDVRKGESIFTIDPGTYKEKLKNAEAKLAQDLAQLQYNESEAKRYAFLLEKGAVSKSDFENKQTLAATYEAIVKADRADVENARLQLDYCYIRSPLDGRTGTYGVHEGAMVKDNDTKLAVVNQITPIYVKFSVPEKQLSEIRKYMAKGSLKVKVNLTGIKENVPEGILSFIDNTVDPATGMILLKATFPNKDKFLWPGQFVNVVLQLAQEPNAIVVPAPAVQISQGGSYVFVVKPDNKVEFRLVTAERTIGDETVLSKGVSPGETVVTDGHLKLKDGFPVEIRESLLSGNSKTQNPQDSKK, encoded by the coding sequence ATGATGAAAAATAAAAAAATCATTATAGCTGTTATTGTTGTTGCTTTAATTGTTGTAGTGTACGGTTACATGTCAAAGAAAAAACCACCACCTCCAGAGCAAAGGGGCGTGCCTGTTCTCGTAGGAAAAGCCGTCCAGAAAACGATGCCGGTAATTGTAGAATCCATCGGTACAGTAGAGGCATACAACACCGTTACAATCATTTCAAGGGTTATGGGTCAACTTTTGAAGATTCACTTTAAGGAAGGGCAGGATGTGAGAAAAGGTGAATCGATTTTTACGATTGATCCGGGCACTTATAAGGAGAAGCTTAAGAATGCTGAAGCAAAACTTGCACAGGATCTGGCTCAACTCCAGTATAACGAGTCAGAGGCAAAACGTTATGCCTTTCTCCTGGAAAAAGGTGCTGTTTCAAAGTCTGATTTTGAGAATAAGCAGACCCTTGCAGCTACCTATGAAGCCATCGTGAAGGCTGACAGGGCTGATGTTGAAAATGCCCGCCTTCAGCTCGATTACTGTTATATCCGTTCCCCTCTTGATGGAAGGACAGGCACGTATGGTGTGCATGAAGGAGCGATGGTCAAAGATAACGATACAAAGCTCGCTGTGGTCAATCAAATAACCCCCATATATGTGAAGTTTTCAGTTCCGGAAAAACAACTTTCCGAAATAAGAAAATACATGGCAAAAGGATCGCTAAAGGTGAAGGTGAATCTAACGGGTATTAAAGAGAATGTACCGGAGGGAATCCTCTCATTTATCGACAACACAGTGGATCCTGCCACAGGGATGATTCTGCTCAAAGCAACATTCCCGAATAAAGATAAATTTCTCTGGCCCGGGCAGTTTGTCAATGTTGTGCTTCAGCTTGCACAGGAGCCAAACGCAATAGTAGTTCCTGCACCGGCCGTTCAGATAAGCCAGGGTGGCTCCTATGTGTTTGTTGTAAAACCTGACAATAAGGTTGAATTTCGCCTCGTTACGGCAGAACGGACAATCGGCGATGAAACGGTTCTCTCAAAAGGAGTAAGCCCAGGGGAAACTGTTGTGACCGACGGCCACTTGAAACTTAAAGACGGATTTCCTGTTGAGATAAGGGAATCACTGCTTTCGGGCAACTCAAAAACGCAGAACCCGCAGGATAGTAAAAAGTGA
- a CDS encoding TolC family protein, which yields MIRENIIRNRIVLKCFLLFLLSIFLILSNTEADEPVIKAGESLNLERCIEIALKIHPSILRDRYTVREKEAILGQAKAPYYPKLDTSAGLTRNFVEKNTQDRYFPLNMYNENLANATLDQLIYDFGKTPTDVKAKKFSVESSRFDLDDTTTAVTNNVKSAYYGVLKAKRTRDVNLETVEQYGQHLSQAKVLFEAGKKPKYDVTKAELDLSNAQLDLITAENDLKVAWVKLSNAMGIDAEVEYKIEDTLFFEDYGITLEDALNRAYQNRPDLKSLSAQKESAATSVERAKKDYFPTIKGKAGYNFIGSEYPLGQGWNAGVTMSLNIFEGNLTRNKVEESMAKTKSVEARIDLKKLDILLEVKQAYLNLLKAKEKIRNTEIQIRQATENLELANLRYNAGLAEPIEVTDATVSYSKAKLSNISTLYDYRIEQANIEKAMGNK from the coding sequence ATGATAAGGGAGAATATTATTAGAAATAGAATTGTTCTAAAATGTTTTTTGCTCTTTCTTTTATCTATTTTTCTCATTCTATCAAATACTGAGGCTGATGAACCGGTTATAAAAGCAGGAGAATCTTTAAATTTGGAGCGCTGCATAGAGATAGCCTTAAAAATACATCCGAGCATTCTCCGTGACCGGTACACGGTTAGAGAAAAAGAGGCTATCCTGGGTCAGGCAAAGGCACCCTATTATCCAAAACTTGATACGTCTGCGGGCCTTACACGGAATTTTGTGGAGAAGAATACCCAGGACCGTTATTTTCCCCTGAACATGTATAATGAAAATCTTGCCAATGCCACACTCGATCAATTAATATACGATTTTGGGAAGACACCTACGGATGTCAAAGCAAAGAAATTTAGTGTTGAATCCTCACGGTTTGATCTCGACGACACCACAACAGCAGTGACAAATAACGTCAAGTCTGCATATTATGGCGTCCTGAAGGCAAAAAGGACAAGGGATGTAAATCTGGAGACTGTGGAGCAGTACGGGCAACACCTTTCACAGGCTAAGGTACTTTTTGAAGCAGGAAAAAAGCCGAAGTATGATGTAACAAAGGCTGAACTGGATTTAAGCAACGCACAACTCGATCTCATCACTGCCGAAAATGATCTTAAAGTAGCCTGGGTGAAACTCAGTAATGCAATGGGCATAGATGCGGAAGTAGAATACAAAATCGAGGATACCCTCTTCTTTGAAGATTATGGGATAACACTTGAAGATGCCTTAAACAGGGCTTATCAGAATAGGCCCGATTTAAAGTCATTGAGTGCACAGAAGGAATCTGCTGCAACATCCGTCGAGCGTGCAAAAAAGGACTATTTCCCCACGATAAAGGGCAAAGCAGGCTATAATTTTATCGGGAGTGAATATCCTCTGGGACAGGGCTGGAATGCAGGTGTTACCATGTCCCTTAACATCTTTGAGGGTAATCTGACCCGTAACAAGGTCGAAGAATCAATGGCAAAAACGAAATCGGTCGAGGCAAGGATAGACTTAAAAAAGCTTGATATTTTACTTGAAGTCAAACAGGCATATCTCAATCTCCTCAAGGCAAAGGAGAAAATCAGAAACACCGAGATACAGATAAGGCAGGCAACGGAAAATCTTGAGCTTGCAAATCTCAGATATAATGCGGGTCTTGCCGAACCTATCGAAGTTACCGATGCGACTGTCTCATACAGCAAGGCAAAACTCTCCAACATAAGTACTCTTTACGATTACAGGATAGAACAGGCAAATATTGAAAAAGCAATGGGGAATAAATGA
- a CDS encoding DUF169 domain-containing protein, whose amino-acid sequence MDISLKEKFIQLWGKYFNGAPLPIIFYYTDKEGVAQKAKPPTNHRCIIADLSRVRNGQSLSFDASSIGCGGGKRYLGFTEEMMPNFEYFLSCGIHGQLEGERYKKSPELVRKVMKMLPKFKAPGRFIIFKRWDKIDKDDSPEVVIFFEPPDVLSGLFTLSNFDEIEQNGVFSPFGAGCSTIVMYPYLEKTSSHPRGVLGMFDVSARPCVPASYLTFSVSMNRFIKMIDNMDESFLITKSWGKVKRRISKLHQ is encoded by the coding sequence ATGGATATTTCGCTTAAAGAAAAATTCATTCAACTATGGGGGAAGTATTTCAACGGGGCACCGCTGCCCATCATCTTTTACTACACTGACAAAGAAGGGGTTGCACAGAAGGCAAAACCACCAACCAACCACAGGTGTATCATAGCAGATTTATCACGGGTGAGAAATGGACAATCTCTCTCATTCGATGCGAGCTCAATCGGGTGTGGCGGTGGAAAGCGATACCTCGGTTTTACTGAAGAGATGATGCCTAATTTTGAGTATTTCCTCTCCTGCGGTATTCACGGACAACTTGAAGGTGAGCGTTACAAAAAGTCCCCCGAGCTGGTACGAAAGGTTATGAAAATGCTCCCGAAATTTAAAGCACCCGGTCGGTTTATCATTTTTAAGAGATGGGATAAAATTGATAAAGATGATAGCCCGGAGGTAGTGATCTTTTTTGAACCGCCGGATGTTCTTTCAGGTCTTTTCACCCTTTCAAACTTTGATGAAATAGAACAAAACGGTGTTTTCTCACCCTTTGGAGCCGGCTGTTCCACAATTGTCATGTATCCGTATCTTGAAAAAACCTCCAGTCACCCACGGGGCGTTCTCGGGATGTTTGATGTATCAGCAAGACCATGTGTTCCAGCCAGCTACCTCACATTTTCTGTGTCCATGAACAGATTTATCAAAATGATTGACAATATGGATGAAAGCTTCCTTATAACAAAAAGCTGGGGAAAGGTGAAGAGAAGAATCAGTAAATTACACCAATAA
- a CDS encoding DNA-binding protein has product MKYQVGEVGRVVVARFEDGDEILQNLIDIVEREAIKTGILYLVGSIKDARIVVGPEEDRLPPVPVWRELRESHETFGIGTIFWRGDEPMIHFHGTYGKWDNVKTGCLRESANTFIVMEAIIVEIRGVKAIRDLDPASNMVLLKLLDSSNS; this is encoded by the coding sequence ATGAAATATCAGGTTGGTGAGGTTGGAAGGGTTGTAGTGGCGCGATTTGAGGACGGAGATGAAATACTGCAGAACCTGATAGACATTGTGGAGAGGGAAGCGATCAAAACCGGCATATTGTACCTTGTGGGAAGTATAAAAGATGCGAGGATTGTTGTAGGTCCTGAAGAGGACAGATTGCCTCCTGTACCTGTCTGGAGGGAATTAAGAGAAAGCCACGAAACATTCGGTATAGGAACTATATTCTGGCGTGGAGATGAGCCAATGATACACTTCCATGGTACATATGGGAAATGGGATAATGTAAAAACAGGTTGTCTCAGGGAATCGGCAAATACATTTATTGTGATGGAAGCAATAATTGTTGAGATTAGAGGGGTAAAAGCAATAAGAGACCTCGATCCAGCATCCAATATGGTTCTTCTTAAATTGTTAGATTCAAGTAACTCATGA
- a CDS encoding RNA-binding protein produces MQGGKLYVGNLNYSANNENLKELFSEHGEVREIKIIEGKGFGFVEMATQAEAEKAKKELNGIQFMGRTITVDEARPQRDRQRRSPRRY; encoded by the coding sequence ATGCAAGGTGGCAAACTTTATGTAGGGAATCTTAATTATTCTGCAAACAACGAGAATTTGAAGGAATTGTTTTCAGAACACGGAGAGGTAAGGGAAATCAAAATAATCGAGGGTAAGGGTTTCGGGTTTGTCGAGATGGCTACCCAGGCAGAAGCCGAAAAAGCAAAAAAAGAATTGAATGGCATACAATTCATGGGACGTACCATTACGGTTGACGAAGCCCGTCCACAAAGGGATAGACAGAGAAGGAGTCCTCGAAGATATTAA
- a CDS encoding AMP-binding protein, whose product MHIGEMLARNARMYPDNIALVERIPAEKKRFEITWKEFDERANRFSNVLKAKGIKKGDKVIHLMNNSIDWLVAYFGIVRTGAWVVPLNFRFTSSDIKYCADVAEPQIIIFGEEFTERIEAIRHELPYIKHYICSGKNTPSFADSFSELLNRSPSIPPDVEITFSDPCGLYFTSGTTGQPKPILLTHKNMACACITENMHHYQTRNDKFILIPPLYHTGAKMHWFGSLIVGGPTVILKGISPEWILEAVSEEKGTIVWLLVPWAQDILLKLDSGEIKLKDYKLSQWRLMHIGAQPVPPSLIKHWKQYFPEMAYDTTYGLSECTGPNCVHLGIENIHKVGAIGRPGFNWETRIVDDTEKDVAIGEPGELIVRGNGVMREYYKNPEATAKTIKDGWLYTGDMARQDEDGFIYIVDRKKDVIITGGENVFPIEVENFFHTHPSVKDVAAIGFPDERLGEIVAVVVDIVPGKTLTEEEVLEYSQKLPKYKRPRKVFFGEVPRNPTGKIEKPKIRKRYIGIEGAFKV is encoded by the coding sequence ATACATATAGGAGAGATGCTGGCAAGGAACGCCAGGATGTATCCAGATAATATTGCACTGGTTGAAAGAATACCGGCAGAAAAGAAGAGATTTGAAATCACGTGGAAGGAATTTGATGAGCGTGCGAACCGTTTTTCAAATGTTCTCAAGGCAAAGGGCATAAAGAAGGGCGATAAAGTCATACATCTCATGAACAATTCTATCGATTGGCTTGTTGCCTATTTTGGTATTGTCCGTACAGGGGCATGGGTTGTACCTCTCAACTTTCGCTTCACAAGTAGTGACATTAAATATTGTGCAGATGTGGCGGAACCTCAAATTATCATATTCGGGGAAGAATTTACAGAAAGGATAGAGGCCATAAGGCACGAGCTCCCTTATATCAAGCACTATATCTGTTCTGGAAAAAATACCCCGTCTTTCGCAGATTCATTTTCTGAACTGCTCAACAGGTCACCTTCAATACCACCGGATGTAGAGATAACATTCAGCGACCCCTGTGGACTCTATTTTACCTCCGGTACCACAGGTCAGCCAAAACCAATCCTTCTCACCCATAAGAATATGGCATGTGCATGCATAACAGAAAATATGCACCACTACCAGACCAGAAATGATAAATTCATACTCATCCCTCCACTTTATCATACGGGCGCAAAGATGCACTGGTTTGGAAGCCTCATTGTTGGGGGACCGACCGTAATACTAAAAGGTATTTCACCGGAATGGATTTTAGAAGCAGTGAGTGAGGAGAAAGGTACGATTGTCTGGCTTCTTGTACCCTGGGCGCAGGACATTCTCTTGAAACTTGATAGCGGAGAGATAAAGCTCAAAGATTATAAACTTTCCCAGTGGAGGCTTATGCACATCGGGGCTCAGCCTGTTCCCCCATCCCTCATAAAACACTGGAAACAATATTTTCCGGAGATGGCATATGACACAACCTATGGCCTGAGTGAATGTACGGGCCCGAATTGCGTCCATCTCGGGATAGAGAACATACATAAGGTTGGAGCAATCGGTCGGCCTGGATTTAACTGGGAAACCCGTATTGTCGATGATACGGAAAAGGATGTTGCCATCGGGGAGCCAGGGGAACTTATTGTGCGCGGTAACGGGGTCATGAGGGAGTATTACAAAAATCCTGAAGCAACGGCAAAGACGATAAAAGATGGATGGCTTTACACAGGCGACATGGCGAGACAGGATGAAGATGGCTTTATCTATATCGTGGACAGGAAAAAAGATGTAATCATCACAGGTGGCGAAAATGTTTTCCCCATTGAAGTTGAAAACTTTTTCCATACCCATCCGAGTGTCAAGGACGTTGCAGCCATTGGGTTCCCTGACGAAAGACTTGGAGAAATTGTTGCAGTTGTGGTTGACATAGTACCGGGGAAGACACTCACAGAAGAAGAAGTCCT